In Chromobacterium rhizoryzae, one genomic interval encodes:
- a CDS encoding antibiotic biosynthesis monooxygenase family protein, which produces MHVVIFRAATRQLDAEYSAVAQQMRRLAMEHFGCLAFVSACEDGQEIALSYWPDADSIRAWKAHADHVLAQQLGRERWYRQYRVEVACIERSYEWTLDASD; this is translated from the coding sequence ATGCATGTCGTGATTTTTCGCGCCGCCACGCGGCAACTGGATGCGGAATACTCCGCGGTCGCCCAGCAGATGCGCCGGCTGGCCATGGAGCACTTCGGCTGCCTCGCCTTTGTTTCCGCCTGTGAAGACGGCCAGGAAATCGCCTTATCCTACTGGCCGGACGCCGACAGCATCCGCGCCTGGAAGGCGCATGCCGACCACGTGCTGGCGCAGCAACTGGGACGGGAGCGCTGGTATCGGCAATACCGGGTGGAGGTGGCCTGTATCGAACGCAGCTATGAATGGACCTTGGACGCGTCAGACTGA
- a CDS encoding YaeQ family protein produces MALSATIYKANLAVSDMDRGYYASHQLTLAQHPSETMERMMLRLAAFALNASETLQFSRGLSADDEPELWQKNYADEIELWVELGEPDEKRLKKACSRAERVVLYSYGGRASEVWWPQMENKLARLDKLSVFRVETATLAELVAICQRSMQLSATIQDGQMWLADESNNVLVEPLRLK; encoded by the coding sequence ATGGCCCTGTCCGCCACCATTTATAAAGCCAATCTCGCCGTATCCGACATGGATCGCGGCTATTACGCCAGTCATCAGCTGACGCTGGCCCAGCATCCGTCCGAAACCATGGAACGCATGATGCTGCGTCTGGCCGCCTTTGCGCTCAACGCCAGCGAAACCCTGCAATTCAGCCGCGGTCTGAGCGCCGACGACGAGCCCGAGTTGTGGCAGAAAAACTATGCCGACGAGATCGAGTTGTGGGTGGAACTGGGCGAGCCCGACGAAAAACGGCTGAAGAAAGCGTGCAGCCGCGCCGAGCGCGTGGTGTTGTACAGCTACGGCGGCCGCGCCAGCGAAGTGTGGTGGCCGCAGATGGAGAACAAGCTGGCCCGGCTGGACAAGCTCAGCGTGTTTCGCGTCGAGACGGCCACGCTGGCGGAACTGGTCGCCATCTGCCAGCGCAGCATGCAGTTGAGCGCCACCATCCAGGACGGTCAGATGTGGCTGGCCGACGAGTCCAACAATGTGCTGGTGGAGCCGCTGCGGCTCAAATAA
- a CDS encoding MliC family protein, which produces MPGSAHRLVGLIILCPALALAAGKGGSEGGHGRAAESGRTAEDTAEANPPAATDFNCEKPGNPVEAMVCQDDSLTRQDNRLEKVYALALEQAQQGRPGAEAKLIAEQRRWVKSLKDCVKTEDMHMCLGDVYIMRITQLQAAWGLAPSLTPLRYVCKGNATRTVLATFYRTHPPTVKLEYNGSTAILHQGLSGSGARYAAPGLELWIKGREASITWRGEPLDCSSQPSP; this is translated from the coding sequence ATGCCTGGATCCGCCCATAGGCTGGTCGGCTTGATCATATTGTGTCCGGCCTTGGCGCTGGCCGCCGGCAAGGGCGGGTCGGAAGGCGGCCACGGCCGCGCGGCGGAGAGCGGCAGGACCGCCGAGGACACGGCGGAGGCCAATCCGCCGGCGGCGACCGATTTCAATTGCGAAAAGCCGGGCAATCCGGTGGAGGCCATGGTGTGCCAGGACGACAGCCTGACCCGCCAGGACAATCGGCTGGAAAAGGTCTACGCCCTGGCGCTGGAACAGGCCCAGCAAGGCCGGCCGGGGGCCGAGGCCAAGCTGATCGCCGAGCAGCGCCGCTGGGTCAAAAGTCTGAAGGACTGCGTCAAGACCGAGGACATGCATATGTGTCTGGGCGACGTCTACATCATGCGCATCACCCAATTGCAGGCGGCCTGGGGGCTGGCGCCGTCGCTGACGCCCTTGCGCTATGTCTGCAAGGGCAACGCCACCCGCACCGTGCTGGCCACCTTCTATCGCACCCACCCGCCCACGGTGAAGCTGGAGTACAACGGCTCCACCGCCATTCTGCATCAGGGCCTGAGCGGCAGCGGCGCGCGTTACGCGGCGCCGGGGCTGGAACTGTGGATCAAGGGCCGCGAGGCCAGTATCACCTGGCGCGGCGAACCTTTGGACTGCTCCAGCCAGCCTTCGCCTTAA
- a CDS encoding DEAD/DEAH box helicase, translating to MSTLTFADLGLAESLLRAVSETGYTTPTPIQAQAIPQVLQGGDLLAAAQTGTGKTAGFTLPLLQLLMGKPSTQPGRPRALVLTPTRELAAQVEESVQTYGKYLPLKSMVMFGGVNINPQTRELRKPLDILVATPGRLLDHAGQRNIDLSGVEILVLDEADRMLDMGFIHDIRKVLALLPAKRQNLLFSATFSDEIKGLADRLLDSPKLVEVARRNTTNELVDQKIHLVDRDRKTDLLIHLIKEHNWFQALVFTRTKHGANRLAEKLDKTGIPAAAIHGNKSQNARTRALADFKSGELQVLVATDIAARGLDIDQLPHVVNFELPNVPEDYVHRIGRTGRAGSRGEAVSLVCVDEFSFLKDIEKLTKQSIERFAVPGFEADLSVKPEPIPMGGGNRRGQPQRQGGGGKPRHQPDSKPTGHGHRSPASKPRQGQGQGQAKNATTGQPGQRSSQGQGQGQRGKPASSRPSSALFSPPKGR from the coding sequence ATGTCCACACTCACCTTTGCCGACCTCGGTCTGGCCGAATCCCTGTTGCGCGCCGTCAGCGAAACCGGTTACACCACCCCCACCCCGATCCAGGCCCAAGCCATCCCGCAAGTGCTGCAAGGCGGCGATCTGCTGGCCGCGGCCCAGACCGGCACCGGCAAAACCGCCGGCTTCACCCTGCCCTTGCTGCAGCTGCTGATGGGCAAGCCGTCCACCCAGCCGGGCCGTCCGCGCGCGCTGGTGCTGACGCCCACCCGCGAGCTGGCCGCTCAGGTGGAGGAGTCGGTGCAAACCTACGGCAAATACCTGCCGCTCAAATCCATGGTGATGTTCGGCGGCGTCAACATCAACCCGCAAACCCGCGAACTGCGCAAGCCGCTGGACATCCTGGTGGCCACCCCCGGCCGCCTGCTGGACCACGCCGGCCAGCGCAACATCGATTTGTCCGGCGTTGAGATCCTGGTGCTGGACGAAGCCGACCGCATGCTGGACATGGGCTTCATCCACGACATCCGCAAAGTGCTGGCGCTGCTGCCGGCCAAGCGCCAGAACCTGCTGTTCTCCGCCACCTTCTCCGACGAGATCAAGGGCCTGGCCGATCGTCTGCTGGACAGCCCCAAGCTGGTGGAAGTGGCGCGCCGCAACACCACCAACGAGCTGGTGGATCAGAAGATCCACCTGGTGGACCGCGACCGCAAAACCGATCTGCTGATCCATCTGATCAAGGAACACAACTGGTTCCAGGCGCTGGTGTTCACCCGCACCAAGCACGGCGCCAACCGTCTGGCGGAAAAACTGGACAAGACCGGCATCCCCGCCGCCGCGATTCACGGCAACAAGAGCCAGAACGCGCGTACCCGCGCGCTGGCCGACTTCAAGAGCGGCGAATTGCAAGTGCTGGTCGCCACCGACATCGCCGCGCGCGGCCTGGACATCGACCAACTGCCGCACGTGGTCAACTTCGAACTGCCCAATGTGCCGGAAGACTACGTGCACCGCATCGGCCGCACCGGCCGCGCCGGCAGCAGGGGCGAGGCGGTATCGCTGGTCTGCGTGGACGAGTTCAGCTTCCTGAAAGACATCGAGAAGCTCACCAAGCAATCGATCGAGCGCTTCGCGGTGCCGGGCTTCGAGGCCGATCTGTCGGTGAAACCGGAACCCATCCCGATGGGCGGCGGCAACCGCCGCGGCCAGCCGCAACGCCAGGGCGGCGGCGGCAAACCGCGCCACCAGCCGGACAGCAAGCCCACCGGCCACGGCCATCGCTCGCCGGCGTCCAAGCCGCGCCAGGGTCAAGGACAGGGTCAGGCCAAAAACGCCACAACCGGCCAGCCGGGTCAGCGCTCGTCGCAAGGCCAGGGTCAGGGTCAGCGCGGCAAGCCCGCCTCCTCGCGTCCGAGCTCGGCGTTGTTCAGCCCGCCGAAAGGCCGCTAA
- a CDS encoding substrate-binding periplasmic protein, which produces MMRLRSWLLGSLAVVLLAAAQPQAAPRLKITLSNQEWPPYMGKELPYDGILSRLVKEAFARANVDVAFRYYPNNRTLQSARNGTVDGSFGWAPTPERKQDLLFTQPVLHARMVFFQRRSASFPWNDLSNLRHARVGVTVGNFYSDEFNRQVKAGHLIPDMAPDDVTNLRKLLAGRIDLFPIDVEVGQYLIARNFQPRLAQQLEPQSKSFWVAPLHVVIWRKHRQGPELVERFNRGLKALQDSGEFERIVAETRAASLAYHKPIKAQ; this is translated from the coding sequence ATGATGAGACTTCGCAGCTGGCTGCTGGGCAGCCTGGCTGTAGTCCTGCTGGCGGCAGCTCAGCCGCAGGCCGCGCCACGTCTGAAAATCACCCTGTCCAACCAGGAGTGGCCGCCCTATATGGGCAAGGAACTGCCGTACGACGGCATTTTGTCGCGTTTGGTCAAAGAGGCCTTCGCCCGCGCCAACGTCGACGTCGCCTTCCGTTACTACCCCAACAACCGCACGCTGCAATCGGCGCGCAACGGCACCGTGGACGGCAGCTTCGGCTGGGCGCCGACGCCGGAACGCAAACAGGACCTGCTGTTCACCCAACCGGTGTTGCATGCGCGCATGGTGTTTTTCCAGCGCCGCAGCGCCAGTTTTCCCTGGAACGATCTGTCCAATCTGCGCCACGCGCGGGTGGGCGTCACGGTCGGCAACTTCTATTCCGACGAGTTCAACCGGCAGGTCAAGGCCGGCCACCTGATTCCGGACATGGCGCCGGACGACGTCACCAATCTGCGCAAGCTGCTGGCCGGCCGCATCGACTTATTCCCCATCGACGTGGAAGTGGGCCAATACCTGATCGCCCGCAACTTCCAGCCGCGGCTGGCCCAGCAATTGGAGCCGCAGAGCAAATCGTTCTGGGTGGCGCCGCTGCACGTGGTGATCTGGCGCAAACACCGCCAGGGCCCGGAGTTGGTGGAACGTTTCAATCGCGGCCTGAAGGCCTTGCAGGACAGCGGGGAGTTCGAGCGCATCGTGGCGGAGACCCGCGCCGCCAGCCTGGCCTACCACAAACCGATCAAGGCGCAGTGA
- a CDS encoding EAL and HDOD domain-containing protein has protein sequence MPNSSRYLGRQAIVDRQQQLVAYELLFRSSPANFALVRDDLLASAEVLRNAFGELGCADVLGQFPGFINASADLLQDPILDQLPAERLVLEILETVTVTQDLLQRMALLRQRGFRLALDDVIHLGPDQAAMLPLVDIVKVDVAAVEAERLPELMAQLSDFDGILLAEKVDSREQFERCRALGFHWFQGYFHGRPVVLSSADAP, from the coding sequence ATGCCTAATTCTTCACGTTATCTTGGCCGGCAGGCAATCGTCGACCGCCAGCAGCAGCTGGTGGCCTATGAACTATTGTTCCGTTCCAGCCCGGCCAATTTCGCCTTGGTGCGCGACGATCTGCTCGCCAGCGCCGAGGTGCTGCGCAACGCCTTCGGAGAGCTGGGCTGCGCGGATGTGTTGGGCCAGTTCCCCGGTTTCATCAACGCCAGCGCCGATTTGTTGCAAGATCCCATCCTGGACCAATTGCCGGCGGAGCGGCTGGTGTTGGAAATCCTGGAAACGGTGACCGTCACCCAGGACTTGCTGCAACGCATGGCCTTGTTGCGCCAGCGCGGCTTTCGCCTGGCGTTGGACGACGTGATCCACCTGGGGCCGGATCAGGCGGCGATGCTGCCGCTGGTGGACATCGTCAAAGTGGACGTGGCGGCGGTGGAAGCGGAACGCTTGCCGGAACTGATGGCGCAATTGAGCGATTTCGACGGCATCCTGCTGGCGGAAAAGGTGGACAGCCGCGAGCAGTTCGAACGTTGCCGCGCGCTGGGCTTCCATTGGTTCCAGGGCTATTTTCACGGCCGGCCGGTGGTGTTGAGCAGCGCGGACGCGCCTTAG
- a CDS encoding 3'-5' exonuclease: protein MLPTRQIPREEIKALPLFAGLTPEQVRLAATPELAAAALRDLAGCAELGFDTESRPTFHKGEKPTGPHLVQLACDDRAWLFPVQDGQCAPELKTLLEDPQRLLVGFELSSDQTLLQQRLGIRCGRVLDLVDHFSSDDARITVGAVQAVARLFGQYFRKSKKLSTTNWSKLPLTPAQQAYAGNDAWVALRVYRELDARGGLRRGG, encoded by the coding sequence ATGTTGCCAACCCGACAAATTCCCCGCGAGGAGATCAAGGCGCTGCCGCTGTTCGCCGGCCTGACGCCGGAACAGGTGCGGCTGGCCGCCACGCCGGAGCTGGCCGCCGCCGCGTTGCGGGACCTGGCCGGCTGCGCGGAGCTGGGCTTCGACACCGAATCCCGCCCCACTTTCCACAAGGGCGAAAAACCGACCGGTCCGCACCTGGTCCAGCTGGCCTGCGACGACCGCGCCTGGCTGTTCCCGGTGCAGGACGGCCAGTGCGCGCCGGAGCTGAAAACCCTGCTGGAAGACCCTCAGCGGCTCTTGGTGGGCTTCGAGCTCAGTTCGGACCAGACGCTGCTGCAACAGCGGCTGGGCATCCGCTGCGGCCGGGTGCTGGACCTGGTGGACCACTTCTCCAGCGACGATGCGCGCATCACCGTCGGCGCGGTGCAGGCGGTGGCGCGGCTGTTCGGCCAGTACTTCCGCAAATCCAAGAAGCTGTCCACCACCAACTGGTCCAAACTGCCGCTGACGCCGGCGCAACAAGCCTACGCCGGCAACGACGCCTGGGTGGCGCTGCGGGTGTACCGCGAGCTGGACGCCCGCGGCGGTTTGCGGCGCGGCGGCTGA
- a CDS encoding bifunctional metallophosphatase/5'-nucleotidase codes for MKLKTMSLCLAVSLALFGCSAGSGGWGPGDQNTGVSRQPVAVKMIAFNDFHGNLDMPGQLTVPDPADPSKTIKINAGGVDYLAAWVQSLRAKSPNTVVVSAGDLIGASPLVSGLFHDEPTIEAMNLLGLDLNAVGNHEFDDGQQELLRMQNGGCKTGAPTTSCQNGKFAGAKFKFLAANVKKSDGGTLFPAYEIKKFGGIPVAFIGMTLKGTPEIVSPDGIKGLSFQDEAATVNQLIPQLKRQGVSAVVVVVHEGGYQSGNFNECNGVSGPIVDIVKKLDPAVKLVVTGHTHQAYNCVIDGRRVTSAKNYGQLFTEIDFVLDPATRDVKPGSIQAQNRVVARDIAPLASVSNLVKLYKDLVAPVANRVVGQAAGALDRTPSAAGETALGDVVADAQLAAGAAQGAVVAFMNPGGVRADILPGVGGAVTYNQLFTTQPFGNVMTTLTLSGAQIDQLLEQQWSDPSKVKILQVSKGFSYSWSLSAPAGAKVDIPSIKINGVAIDPQASYRVQVNNFIAGGGDGFTVLTQGSNRVGGGVDVDVLESYFASASPVAVPALNRITRLP; via the coding sequence GTGAAACTGAAAACCATGAGCTTGTGCCTGGCGGTGAGCCTGGCGCTGTTCGGCTGTTCCGCCGGCTCCGGCGGCTGGGGGCCGGGCGACCAGAACACCGGCGTCTCGCGCCAGCCGGTGGCGGTGAAGATGATCGCCTTCAACGATTTCCACGGCAATCTGGACATGCCGGGCCAACTGACGGTGCCGGATCCGGCCGACCCGAGCAAGACGATCAAGATCAACGCCGGCGGCGTTGATTACCTGGCGGCCTGGGTGCAATCGCTGCGCGCCAAATCGCCCAACACCGTGGTGGTGTCGGCCGGTGATCTGATCGGCGCCAGCCCGCTGGTGTCCGGCCTGTTCCACGACGAGCCCACCATCGAGGCGATGAATCTGCTGGGCCTGGACCTCAACGCCGTCGGCAACCATGAGTTCGACGACGGCCAGCAGGAATTGCTGCGCATGCAGAACGGCGGCTGCAAGACGGGCGCGCCCACCACCTCCTGCCAGAACGGCAAGTTCGCCGGTGCCAAGTTCAAGTTTCTGGCGGCCAACGTCAAGAAAAGCGACGGCGGCACCTTGTTCCCCGCTTACGAGATCAAGAAGTTCGGCGGCATCCCGGTGGCCTTCATCGGCATGACGCTGAAAGGCACGCCGGAAATCGTGTCGCCGGACGGCATCAAGGGCTTGAGCTTCCAGGACGAGGCGGCCACGGTGAACCAGCTGATTCCGCAACTGAAACGTCAGGGCGTGTCCGCCGTGGTGGTGGTGGTGCACGAGGGCGGCTATCAAAGCGGCAATTTCAATGAATGCAACGGCGTGTCCGGCCCCATCGTCGACATCGTCAAGAAGCTGGACCCGGCGGTGAAGCTGGTGGTCACCGGCCACACCCATCAGGCCTACAACTGCGTGATCGACGGCCGCCGGGTGACCAGCGCCAAGAACTACGGTCAGTTGTTCACCGAGATCGACTTCGTGCTGGACCCGGCCACCCGCGACGTCAAGCCCGGCTCCATCCAGGCGCAGAACCGGGTGGTGGCGCGCGACATCGCGCCGCTGGCCTCGGTCAGCAATCTGGTCAAGCTGTACAAGGACTTGGTGGCCCCGGTGGCCAACCGCGTGGTGGGCCAGGCGGCGGGCGCCCTGGACCGCACTCCGTCCGCGGCCGGCGAAACCGCGCTGGGCGACGTGGTGGCCGACGCGCAATTGGCGGCCGGCGCCGCCCAGGGCGCGGTGGTGGCCTTCATGAATCCGGGCGGCGTGCGCGCCGACATCCTTCCCGGCGTCGGCGGCGCTGTGACGTACAACCAATTGTTCACCACCCAGCCCTTCGGCAATGTGATGACCACGCTGACCCTGAGCGGCGCGCAGATCGACCAGCTGCTGGAGCAGCAATGGAGCGATCCGTCCAAGGTCAAGATTCTGCAAGTGTCCAAGGGATTCAGCTATAGCTGGAGCCTGTCGGCGCCGGCGGGCGCCAAGGTGGACATCCCCAGCATCAAGATCAACGGCGTGGCCATCGATCCGCAGGCCAGCTACCGGGTGCAGGTCAACAACTTCATCGCCGGCGGCGGCGACGGCTTCACCGTGCTGACCCAGGGGAGCAACCGGGTGGGCGGCGGCGTGGACGTGGATGTGCTGGAGAGCTATTTCGCCAGCGCTTCGCCAGTGGCGGTGCCGGCGCTGAACCGCATCACGCGGCTGCCTTGA
- the mobA gene encoding molybdenum cofactor guanylyltransferase MobA produces MSHQALILAGGRATRMGGVDKGLVILSGRPLLAHALSALSAQMPPPERVWISANRNLDVYTGFGCPLLPDSLPDYPGPLAGVLAALEREDGAVWLVMPCDAVRLPADFSHRLLAEVANGRQAASARDREGWHPSLLALGPGLRAGLAAYLAGGGRSIRGWLAGLNHVEVGFDHLFPNLNTADALAALEAEPRAD; encoded by the coding sequence ATGAGCCACCAGGCGCTGATTCTGGCCGGCGGCCGCGCCACGCGCATGGGCGGCGTCGACAAGGGCCTGGTGATATTGTCCGGGCGGCCGCTGCTGGCGCACGCCTTGTCCGCCTTGTCCGCGCAGATGCCGCCGCCCGAACGGGTGTGGATCTCGGCCAATCGCAATCTGGACGTGTACACCGGCTTTGGCTGCCCGCTGCTGCCGGACAGCCTGCCGGATTATCCGGGGCCGCTGGCCGGGGTGCTGGCGGCTCTGGAGCGCGAGGACGGCGCGGTCTGGCTGGTGATGCCTTGCGACGCGGTGCGGCTGCCGGCCGATTTCTCGCACCGGCTGCTGGCGGAAGTGGCGAACGGCCGCCAGGCCGCCAGCGCGCGCGACCGCGAAGGCTGGCATCCCAGCCTGCTGGCGCTGGGGCCCGGCCTCCGCGCCGGACTGGCCGCCTATCTGGCCGGCGGCGGCCGTTCCATCCGCGGTTGGCTGGCCGGTCTTAACCATGTCGAAGTCGGCTTCGACCATCTCTTTCCCAATCTCAACACCGCGGACGCGCTGGCGGCGCTGGAGGCGGAGCCGCGCGCCGACTGA
- the moaE gene encoding molybdopterin synthase catalytic subunit MoaE, producing the protein MDAFTVRVQPQRFSAGVEIDALSGNPACGAVVSFSGLVRDYGDSRDVTALELEHYPGMTEKALEAIVEEARRRWPLQAATVIHRVGRLALGEPIVLVAVASSHRRDAFAAAEFLMDYLKQDAPFWKKEILADGRERWVEAKHSDAQAAERWQ; encoded by the coding sequence ATGGACGCGTTCACGGTGCGGGTGCAGCCGCAGCGTTTCAGCGCCGGCGTGGAAATCGACGCGCTGTCCGGCAACCCGGCCTGCGGCGCGGTGGTCAGCTTCAGCGGGCTGGTGCGCGATTACGGCGACAGCCGCGATGTGACGGCGCTGGAGCTGGAGCATTATCCGGGCATGACCGAAAAGGCCTTGGAGGCCATCGTGGAGGAAGCGCGCCGGCGTTGGCCGCTGCAGGCGGCCACCGTCATCCATCGCGTGGGGCGGCTGGCGCTGGGCGAGCCCATCGTGCTGGTGGCGGTGGCCAGCAGCCACCGCCGCGACGCCTTCGCCGCCGCGGAATTCCTGATGGACTATCTGAAGCAGGACGCGCCGTTCTGGAAAAAGGAAATCCTGGCGGACGGCCGCGAGCGCTGGGTGGAGGCCAAACACAGCGACGCCCAGGCGGCGGAACGCTGGCAATGA
- the moaD gene encoding molybdopterin converting factor subunit 1, with product MKLNLLYFARLRDEFGLESEHLDSDAATVEELLVELRLRGEAWSRELAADRVFRVAVNQQMARLDSVLSDGDEVAVFPPVTGG from the coding sequence ATGAAACTGAATCTTTTGTATTTTGCCCGCTTGCGGGACGAGTTCGGCCTGGAGAGCGAACATTTGGACAGCGACGCGGCCACGGTGGAGGAACTGCTGGTGGAGTTGCGGCTGCGCGGCGAGGCCTGGTCGCGGGAACTGGCCGCCGACCGGGTGTTCCGCGTGGCGGTGAACCAGCAGATGGCGCGGTTGGACTCCGTTCTGAGCGACGGCGACGAAGTGGCGGTGTTTCCGCCGGTGACCGGAGGATGA
- a CDS encoding arginase family protein — protein MGYLEIVFPQWQGTGACQALAEGAIHAQQAAGLISAQRVALTATPATERQDGIDHLEALLAQQQSCWRLLQQRQPERLLVCGGDCGVEVAPLAYLNHCLQGRLNVVWLDAHGDLNTPASSPSGHFHGMPLRLLMGEGHPLMLALLSTKLASEQVILAGQRNLDTAERDWIDATRLRLFSVEAMAENPGCVAEALNPGWPCYIHLDLDVLDPESHPWVCCPTPGGLALERLHQVIDAITERVTLVGAGVTECTAGRVEDAATAGALLRRLRSSLA, from the coding sequence ATGGGGTATTTGGAAATCGTGTTTCCACAGTGGCAGGGGACTGGAGCGTGTCAGGCATTGGCGGAAGGCGCGATCCATGCGCAGCAGGCGGCGGGCTTGATCTCTGCGCAACGGGTGGCATTGACGGCGACGCCGGCAACGGAACGACAGGATGGCATCGATCATCTAGAGGCTTTGCTGGCGCAGCAGCAATCTTGCTGGCGGTTGCTGCAACAACGGCAGCCGGAGCGGCTCCTGGTTTGCGGCGGGGATTGCGGTGTAGAGGTGGCGCCGCTGGCTTATCTGAACCATTGTTTGCAGGGCCGGCTCAATGTGGTCTGGCTGGACGCGCATGGAGATTTGAATACCCCGGCCAGTTCGCCCAGCGGACACTTTCATGGCATGCCCTTGCGCTTGCTGATGGGAGAAGGGCACCCGTTGATGCTGGCGCTGCTGAGCACGAAGCTAGCATCGGAGCAAGTGATCCTGGCCGGTCAACGCAATTTGGACACCGCGGAACGGGATTGGATAGACGCTACGCGGCTGCGTTTGTTCAGCGTGGAGGCGATGGCGGAGAACCCCGGCTGCGTTGCAGAGGCGTTGAATCCCGGCTGGCCTTGTTATATCCACCTGGATTTGGATGTGTTAGACCCGGAAAGCCATCCTTGGGTGTGCTGTCCAACACCCGGGGGACTGGCCTTGGAAAGACTGCATCAGGTGATCGACGCGATTACTGAGCGTGTCACTCTAGTGGGGGCTGGCGTGACCGAGTGTACGGCGGGGCGTGTGGAGGATGCGGCGACCGCTGGTGCCTTGCTGCGGCGCTTGCGTTCCAGTCTGGCCTAG
- the fba gene encoding class II fructose-bisphosphate aldolase (catalyzes the reversible aldol condensation of dihydroxyacetonephosphate and glyceraldehyde 3-phosphate in the Calvin cycle, glycolysis, and/or gluconeogenesis) — MALVSMRQLLDHAAEFGYGLPAFNVNNLEQMRAIMEAADKVNAPVIVQASAGARKYAGAPFLRHMILAAVEEFPHIPVVMHQDHGTSPDVCQRSIQLGFSSVMMDGSLKSDGKTPADYAYNVDVTRTVVNFAHACGVSVEGEIGCLGSLETGMAGEEDGVGAEGVLDHSQLLTDPEEAAQFVKDTGVDALAIAIGTSHGAYKFSKKPTGDVLRIDRIKEIHARIPNTHLVMHGSSSVPQEWLQIINEFGGDLGETYGVPVEEIVEGIKHGVRKVNIDTDLRLASTGAIRRFLAQHPAEFDPRKYLKVSTDAMRDICIARYEAFGSAGQASKIKAINLDAMANKYLKGELAQIVK, encoded by the coding sequence ATGGCTCTCGTTTCCATGCGTCAGCTGCTGGACCACGCAGCGGAATTCGGCTACGGCCTGCCGGCCTTCAACGTCAACAACCTGGAGCAGATGCGCGCCATCATGGAGGCCGCCGACAAGGTGAACGCCCCGGTGATCGTGCAGGCCTCCGCCGGCGCGCGCAAATACGCCGGCGCGCCCTTCCTGCGCCACATGATCCTGGCCGCGGTGGAAGAGTTTCCGCACATCCCGGTGGTGATGCACCAGGACCACGGCACCAGCCCGGACGTGTGCCAGCGTTCTATCCAGCTCGGCTTCTCCTCGGTGATGATGGACGGCTCGCTGAAAAGCGACGGCAAGACCCCGGCCGACTACGCCTACAACGTGGACGTGACCCGCACCGTGGTTAATTTCGCCCACGCCTGCGGCGTGTCGGTGGAAGGCGAGATCGGCTGCCTGGGCAGCCTGGAAACCGGCATGGCCGGCGAAGAAGACGGCGTGGGCGCCGAAGGCGTGCTGGACCACAGCCAGCTGCTGACCGATCCGGAAGAAGCCGCCCAGTTCGTCAAGGACACCGGCGTGGACGCGTTGGCCATCGCCATCGGCACCAGCCACGGCGCTTACAAATTCAGCAAGAAGCCCACCGGCGACGTGCTGCGCATCGACCGCATCAAGGAAATCCACGCCCGCATCCCCAACACCCACCTGGTGATGCACGGCTCCTCCAGCGTGCCGCAGGAATGGCTGCAGATCATCAACGAGTTCGGCGGCGATCTGGGCGAAACCTACGGCGTGCCGGTGGAAGAGATCGTGGAAGGCATCAAGCACGGCGTGCGCAAGGTCAATATCGACACCGACCTGCGCCTGGCCTCCACCGGCGCCATCCGCCGCTTCCTGGCCCAGCATCCGGCCGAGTTCGATCCGCGCAAATACCTGAAAGTGTCCACCGACGCGATGCGCGACATCTGTATCGCCCGCTACGAGGCGTTCGGTTCCGCCGGTCAGGCCAGCAAGATCAAGGCGATCAACCTGGACGCCATGGCCAATAAATACCTGAAGGGCGAGCTGGCGCAGATCGTTAAGTAA